The following proteins are co-located in the Corynebacterium aquilae DSM 44791 genome:
- the leuC gene encoding 3-isopropylmalate dehydratase large subunit, with protein sequence MDASAASQPSTLAEKVWRDHIVAQGNGDEPDLIYIDLHLLHEVTSPQAFDGLRLAGRRLRRPDLTIATEDHNVPTEGISTGAITEIKDAISRTQVATLRKNCEEFGVRIHPMGDVEQGIVHVVGPQLGLTQPGMTVVCGDSHTATHGAFGAIAFGIGTSEVEHVMATQTLPLKPFKTMAINVHGELGPDVTAKDLILAIIAKIGTGGGQGHIIEYRGSAIEKLSMEARMTICNMSIEAGARAGMIAPDEITFEYLKGRPHAPQGEDWDAAVEYWKSLRSDDDAQFDTVVDIDGSALTPFVTWGTNPGQGLPLDQAVPSPEDFSDEEERKAATKAIDYMGLVPGTPLRELAVDAVFVGSCTNGRIEDMRAVANILAGNTVADGVRMLIVPGSARVKELAEAEGLHTIFEAAGAEWRQPGCSMCLGMNPDQLTAGQRCASTSNRNFEGRQGKGGRTHLVSPQVAAATAIAGHLAAPSDLVNA encoded by the coding sequence ATGGACGCTTCCGCGGCCTCCCAGCCCAGCACTCTGGCGGAAAAAGTCTGGCGCGACCACATCGTTGCTCAGGGCAACGGTGACGAGCCGGACCTGATTTACATCGACCTCCACCTCCTCCACGAGGTCACCAGCCCCCAGGCCTTCGACGGGCTGCGCCTGGCAGGGCGCCGCCTGCGCCGCCCGGATCTGACAATCGCCACCGAGGACCACAACGTTCCCACCGAGGGCATTAGTACCGGCGCGATTACCGAAATTAAGGACGCGATTTCCCGCACCCAGGTCGCCACTTTGCGCAAAAACTGCGAGGAATTCGGCGTGCGCATTCACCCCATGGGCGATGTGGAGCAGGGCATCGTGCACGTGGTCGGCCCCCAGCTGGGTCTGACCCAGCCGGGCATGACGGTGGTGTGCGGCGACTCCCACACCGCCACCCACGGCGCCTTTGGTGCGATTGCCTTCGGCATCGGCACTTCCGAGGTGGAGCACGTCATGGCCACCCAAACGTTGCCCTTAAAGCCTTTTAAGACCATGGCCATCAACGTCCACGGCGAGCTCGGCCCGGACGTGACCGCCAAGGATTTGATCCTGGCCATTATCGCCAAGATCGGCACCGGCGGCGGCCAGGGCCACATCATCGAATACCGCGGATCCGCCATCGAAAAGCTGTCGATGGAAGCCCGCATGACTATTTGCAACATGTCGATCGAGGCGGGCGCCCGCGCCGGCATGATCGCCCCCGACGAGATCACCTTCGAATACTTAAAGGGGCGCCCCCACGCCCCCCAAGGCGAGGACTGGGATGCCGCCGTGGAGTACTGGAAGTCCCTGCGCAGCGACGATGATGCGCAGTTCGACACCGTCGTCGACATCGACGGCTCCGCGCTGACCCCGTTCGTCACCTGGGGAACCAACCCCGGCCAGGGCCTGCCCCTGGACCAGGCGGTGCCCAGCCCCGAAGACTTCAGCGACGAAGAAGAACGCAAGGCCGCTACCAAAGCCATCGACTACATGGGATTGGTTCCCGGCACCCCGCTGCGCGAGCTCGCCGTCGACGCCGTGTTCGTCGGCTCTTGCACCAACGGCCGCATTGAGGACATGCGCGCGGTGGCCAACATCCTGGCGGGCAACACCGTCGCCGACGGAGTACGCATGCTCATCGTTCCCGGCTCCGCCCGGGTGAAAGAACTGGCCGAAGCCGAAGGGCTGCACACCATCTTTGAGGCCGCCGGCGCCGAATGGCGCCAGCCCGGCTGCTCCATGTGCTTGGGCATGAACCCCGACCAGCTCACCGCCGGCCAGCGCTGCGCATCCACCTCCAACCGCAACTTCGAAGGCCGCCAAGGCAAAGGCGGGCGCACCCACCTGGTGTCCCCGCAAGTCGCCGCCGCCACCGCCATCGCCGGACACCTGGCCGCCCCCTCCGACCTGGTCAACGCCTAA
- the leuD gene encoding 3-isopropylmalate dehydratase small subunit encodes MEKFSTHTGVGVPLNRSNVDTDQIIPAVYLKRVTRTGFEDGLFSSWRNDPSFVLNQEAFANGSVLVAGPDFGTGSSREHAVWALMDYGFKVVFSSRFADIFRGNAGKAGLLAATLPQQDIELLWKIMAETPGIELTVDLENKTVSAGSHVFSFDVDDYTRWRLMEGLDDIGLTLRQEDAINAYEAARPAYKPRALTA; translated from the coding sequence ATGGAAAAATTCTCCACCCACACCGGTGTTGGCGTGCCCCTGAACCGCTCCAACGTCGACACCGACCAGATCATCCCCGCCGTCTACCTCAAGCGCGTCACCCGCACCGGCTTTGAGGACGGACTGTTCAGCTCCTGGCGCAACGACCCCAGCTTCGTGCTCAACCAGGAAGCATTCGCCAACGGCTCCGTGTTGGTCGCCGGCCCCGACTTCGGTACCGGCTCCTCCCGCGAACACGCCGTCTGGGCGCTGATGGACTACGGCTTCAAGGTCGTCTTCTCCTCCCGCTTCGCCGACATCTTCCGCGGCAACGCCGGCAAAGCAGGACTGCTGGCTGCCACCCTGCCCCAGCAAGACATCGAACTGCTGTGGAAAATCATGGCCGAAACCCCCGGCATCGAACTCACCGTCGACCTGGAGAACAAAACCGTTAGCGCCGGCAGCCACGTGTTCAGCTTCGACGTCGACGACTACACCCGCTGGCGCCTGATGGAAGGCCTTGACGACATCGGGCTGACCCTGCGCCAAGAAGACGCCATCAACGCATACGAAGCTGCACGGCCCGCCTACAAACCCCGCGCCCTCACAGCATAA
- a CDS encoding NUDIX hydrolase, with translation MGSAQREEQKDTAGKVAVTGRYQTIPAKVAQDFTRPTFAAGAVLWRRSSDNPEEFEFAVIHRPHYDDYSLAKGKVDPGENLPMTAVREIAEETGFEVRLGQLLGHVTYPVAKRTKVVFYWLAEVTGGEFSSNNEVDTIAWVDAATAREMLSYELDRNVLDKAVKRLGVPVDARLILVRHAHAFSRRTWAGNDHLRPLDKKGLRQVEFLPAMLQGYRPTSIVSALPDRCQQTAQPIAQHFGFELTIDEDFGDDAWVSRMAAVKKRFEALIAQGECPIVVSQGLTIPDVVAWLSAKGRLPLEEFDTKKAGVWVLSFHQGELIGADYLASPLPIK, from the coding sequence ATGGGTTCAGCTCAGCGCGAAGAACAAAAAGACACGGCGGGAAAGGTTGCGGTCACCGGCCGTTACCAGACGATCCCAGCGAAGGTCGCCCAAGATTTTACCCGCCCCACCTTTGCTGCGGGTGCGGTGTTGTGGCGTCGCTCGAGCGACAACCCGGAAGAGTTTGAGTTCGCGGTGATCCACCGCCCCCACTATGACGACTACTCGCTGGCTAAAGGCAAGGTAGATCCGGGCGAGAACCTACCGATGACGGCGGTGCGAGAAATCGCGGAGGAAACCGGTTTCGAGGTTCGTCTGGGCCAGCTGCTCGGGCATGTGACCTACCCGGTCGCCAAGCGCACCAAGGTGGTGTTTTATTGGCTGGCTGAGGTCACCGGTGGTGAGTTTTCCTCCAATAACGAGGTGGATACGATCGCCTGGGTGGATGCTGCGACCGCCCGCGAGATGCTGTCCTACGAGTTGGACCGCAACGTGCTTGATAAGGCAGTCAAGCGCCTGGGTGTACCGGTGGATGCCCGCTTGATTCTGGTGCGCCATGCGCACGCTTTTTCGCGTCGCACCTGGGCAGGCAATGATCATTTGCGCCCTTTGGATAAGAAGGGTTTGCGGCAGGTGGAGTTTTTGCCCGCCATGCTTCAGGGCTACCGCCCGACCTCAATCGTGTCGGCTTTGCCGGATCGTTGCCAGCAGACCGCGCAGCCGATTGCGCAGCACTTCGGGTTTGAGCTCACCATTGATGAGGATTTTGGTGACGATGCGTGGGTGAGCCGGATGGCGGCGGTGAAAAAGCGTTTTGAGGCGCTGATTGCTCAAGGCGAGTGCCCGATTGTGGTGTCCCAAGGGTTGACCATTCCGGATGTGGTGGCCTGGTTGAGTGCCAAGGGCCGTTTGCCGTTGGAGGAGTTCGATACCAAGAAAGCTGGGGTGTGGGTGTTGAGTTTCCACCAGGGTGAGCTCATTGGTGCGGACTACTTGGCTTCTCCCCTGCCGATTAAGTAG
- a CDS encoding NAD(P)H-dependent glycerol-3-phosphate dehydrogenase, with amino-acid sequence MSSVAVMGAGSWGTTLAKVFADAGSDVTLWARREQVAKTIQITRENADYLPGLTLPRSITATHDAHKALAGADIVVLGVPSQTLRDNLAAWRDDIPADATLLSLAKGIERDTHLRMSEVIAEVTGAESSRIAVLSGPNLAREVALEQPAATVIACEDEARATLIQHAVAAPYFRPYTNTDVVGCEIGGACKNVIALACGMATGRGLGENTLATVMTRGLAEITRLGEALGADARTLAGLAGLGDLVATCSSPLSRNRSFGVRLGRGDSLEQAAHATHGQVAEGVISSRSVFDLAQAHGVEMPITQAVYGVCHAGADVADMVKNLMGRSKKAE; translated from the coding sequence GTGAGTTCTGTAGCAGTAATGGGCGCAGGTTCCTGGGGAACCACCCTGGCTAAGGTTTTTGCCGACGCCGGAAGTGATGTCACCTTGTGGGCGCGCCGCGAACAGGTCGCCAAGACTATCCAAATCACCCGCGAAAACGCCGACTATCTGCCCGGCCTGACTCTGCCGCGCAGCATCACCGCCACCCACGATGCCCACAAGGCGCTTGCCGGTGCCGATATCGTGGTGCTGGGTGTTCCTTCACAAACGCTGCGCGACAACCTCGCCGCCTGGCGCGATGATATTCCCGCAGATGCCACCCTGCTCAGCCTGGCCAAAGGCATCGAACGCGACACCCACCTGCGCATGAGTGAGGTCATCGCCGAGGTCACCGGCGCCGAATCCAGTCGCATTGCCGTACTTTCCGGGCCGAACCTCGCCCGGGAGGTCGCTCTCGAACAGCCCGCCGCCACCGTGATTGCCTGCGAGGATGAAGCCCGCGCCACCCTCATCCAGCACGCCGTGGCCGCCCCCTACTTCCGCCCCTACACCAACACCGACGTGGTCGGCTGCGAAATCGGCGGCGCCTGCAAAAACGTCATCGCCTTGGCGTGCGGCATGGCCACCGGCCGCGGACTGGGGGAGAACACCCTGGCCACCGTCATGACCCGCGGCCTGGCAGAAATCACCCGCCTGGGAGAAGCACTCGGCGCGGACGCCCGCACCCTGGCGGGTCTGGCCGGTCTGGGCGACCTGGTCGCCACCTGCTCCTCCCCGCTGTCCCGTAACCGTTCCTTCGGCGTGCGGCTGGGGCGCGGGGACTCCCTCGAGCAGGCCGCACACGCCACCCACGGCCAAGTCGCCGAAGGCGTGATTAGCTCGCGTTCGGTCTTCGACCTTGCCCAAGCGCACGGGGTTGAAATGCCCATCACCCAAGCCGTTTACGGGGTATGCCACGCGGGGGCGGACGTTGCCGACATGGTCAAAAACCTGATGGGGCGCAGCAAGAAAGCCGAATAG